From Mycobacterium lacus, one genomic window encodes:
- the dnaG gene encoding DNA primase translates to MAGRISDRDIAAIRERVRIEEVVGDYVQLRRAGADSLKGLCPFHNEKSPSFHVRPNHGHFHCFGCGEGGDVYAFVQKIEHVSFVEAVELLADRIGHTISYTGAATSVQRDRGSRSRLIAANAAAAEFYGSALESDEAAAARQYLTERSFDAEAARRFGCGFAPSGWDTLTKHLQRKGFEFKELEAAGLSKQGRHGPMDRFHRRLLWPIRTSAGEVIGFGARRLFDDDPMEAKYVNTPETPLYKKSSVMFGIDLAKRDIAKGHQAVVVEGYTDVMAMHLAGVTTAVASCGTAFGDEHLAMLRRLMMDDSFFRGELIYVFDGDEAGRAAALKALDGEQNLAGQSFVAVAPDGMDPCDLRLASGDGALRDLVARRTPLFEFAIRSALAEMDLDSAEGRVAALRRCVPMVGRIKDPTLRDEYARQLAGWVGWADVAQVIDRVRGEAKRSKKPGPGGPGSRAARRGAQQAPDVTRGEPAVTRPDPRDPTLWPQREALKSALQYPALAGPVFDSLTVESFTHPGYAAVRAAIEAAGGTAAGVIGAQWLDAVSRQTTSALTAGLISELGVEAIQVDDDKVPRYVAGVLARLQEVWMGRQIAEVKSKLQRMSPIEQGDQYHALFGDLVAMEAYRRSLLEQASGDDLTA, encoded by the coding sequence ATGGCCGGGCGGATTTCTGATCGCGACATCGCCGCCATCCGCGAACGGGTCCGCATCGAGGAAGTCGTCGGCGACTACGTTCAGCTGCGTCGCGCCGGCGCCGATTCGCTCAAGGGGCTGTGCCCGTTCCACAACGAGAAGTCACCCTCATTTCACGTCCGGCCCAATCACGGCCACTTCCACTGTTTCGGCTGCGGTGAGGGCGGCGACGTATACGCGTTCGTTCAGAAAATCGAACACGTTAGCTTCGTCGAGGCGGTCGAACTGCTGGCCGACCGGATCGGCCACACGATCAGCTACACCGGCGCGGCCACCAGCGTGCAGCGCGACCGCGGTAGCCGCAGCCGGCTCATCGCCGCCAATGCGGCCGCGGCGGAGTTCTACGGGTCGGCGCTGGAGTCCGACGAGGCGGCCGCGGCTCGCCAGTACCTGACCGAGCGCAGCTTCGACGCCGAGGCCGCTCGTCGCTTCGGCTGCGGATTCGCTCCGTCGGGCTGGGATACGTTGACAAAGCACCTGCAGCGCAAGGGTTTTGAGTTCAAGGAACTGGAAGCCGCGGGCCTGTCCAAGCAGGGCCGGCACGGCCCTATGGACCGGTTTCACCGACGGCTGCTGTGGCCCATCCGCACCTCGGCCGGCGAGGTGATCGGGTTCGGGGCGCGGCGCCTGTTCGACGACGACCCGATGGAGGCCAAGTACGTCAACACGCCCGAGACGCCGCTGTACAAGAAGTCGTCGGTGATGTTCGGCATCGACTTGGCCAAGCGCGACATCGCCAAGGGCCATCAGGCGGTGGTCGTCGAGGGCTATACCGACGTGATGGCAATGCATCTGGCCGGGGTGACCACCGCGGTGGCGTCGTGCGGGACCGCATTCGGCGACGAGCATTTGGCGATGCTGCGCAGGCTGATGATGGACGACAGCTTCTTTCGCGGCGAACTGATCTATGTTTTCGACGGCGACGAGGCCGGCCGCGCGGCCGCGCTCAAGGCCCTCGACGGCGAGCAGAACCTGGCCGGTCAGTCGTTCGTCGCGGTAGCACCCGACGGCATGGACCCCTGCGACCTACGGTTGGCGTCCGGCGACGGCGCGCTGCGCGATCTGGTGGCACGGCGAACACCGTTGTTCGAGTTCGCGATTCGTAGCGCACTTGCCGAGATGGACCTGGACAGCGCGGAGGGCAGGGTGGCCGCGCTGCGGCGCTGTGTGCCAATGGTGGGCAGGATCAAGGACCCCACGCTGCGCGACGAGTACGCCCGACAGCTCGCTGGCTGGGTCGGTTGGGCCGACGTCGCGCAGGTTATCGACCGGGTGCGGGGCGAGGCCAAGAGGTCCAAGAAACCCGGCCCGGGCGGCCCCGGATCGAGGGCCGCGCGCCGGGGCGCGCAGCAGGCTCCCGACGTAACCCGGGGTGAGCCCGCTGTCACCCGTCCCGACCCGCGTGATCCCACGTTGTGGCCGCAGCGCGAGGCGCTGAAGTCGGCGTTGCAGTATCCGGCGTTGGCCGGCCCGGTTTTCGACTCGCTGACCGTTGAGAGCTTCACCCACCCCGGCTACGCGGCCGTCCGCGCGGCCATCGAGGCGGCGGGGGGTACCGCGGCCGGTGTCATCGGGGCGCAGTGGCTCGATGCGGTGAGTCGGCAGACGACGTCGGCCTTGACCGCCGGATTGATCAGCGAGCTGGGGGTGGAGGCAATCCAGGTCGACGACGACAAGGTGCCGCGCTACGTCGCCGGGGTACTGGCCCGTCTGCAGGAGGTCTGGATGGGGCGGCAGATCGCCGAGGTGAAGTCCAAGCTGCAGCGCATGTCGCCAATCGAACAGGGCGACCAGTATCACGCGCTGTTCGGCGACCTGGTCGCCATGGAGGCCTACCGGCGCAGCCTGTTGGAGCAGGCCAGCGGCGACGATCTGACCGCGTGA